A DNA window from Haliovirga abyssi contains the following coding sequences:
- a CDS encoding methyl-accepting chemotaxis protein: protein MKLRNKFIIPTVGTVILIFIVMIWVVRNRDYKIGMAELNSKVERVSSIIGFTNINNIWNFDEDGMKKNLNSFFKDKEIISIVLKDADGNVASKVERKGKGDLIKKDIKIVNGSDKVGTAEVVFTDYYVKSSISSQVNFLIITVIIIILILIIVIFIISKMITNPIDDMVKILNKVAGKDLREKVVIKTKDEIGVLGKNINNVVDILKESVSDISVRASNLTAISENLAAASEESFRSVENVGEILEDAKLKAKDSVSYLDNINEIMLEMDKYLEQNDKNSKQTSQDASNTVESVKEGVEIVTKVAISMEDVKVQVATSSDTVLKLAGLLEKIDDFSQVITKISEQTNLLALNAAIEAARAGEAGKGFAVVATEVKNLAEESNKAAEEIGNMVKNIRSEANRSVEMMKETQNRVTDGSEKLSLATKVLNEINSYGANMAKNISTIVESLETQNREQLKIKDELATAVKASNDNYSSMETASEGLKDQIGAVQVVSESATEVVNNSENLAGLVSEFKLSLEKSEQNEKGLKEKN from the coding sequence ATGAAATTAAGGAATAAGTTTATAATTCCAACAGTAGGAACAGTAATTCTAATATTTATAGTTATGATATGGGTGGTTAGAAATCGAGATTATAAAATAGGAATGGCAGAATTAAACAGTAAAGTAGAAAGAGTTTCAAGTATTATAGGATTTACAAATATAAATAATATATGGAATTTTGATGAAGATGGTATGAAAAAGAATTTAAATTCATTTTTTAAAGATAAAGAGATTATATCAATCGTATTAAAAGATGCGGATGGAAATGTAGCTTCAAAAGTAGAAAGAAAAGGGAAAGGGGATTTAATAAAAAAAGATATAAAAATAGTAAATGGAAGCGATAAAGTTGGAACTGCAGAGGTGGTTTTTACTGATTATTATGTGAAATCTAGTATATCATCGCAAGTGAATTTTTTGATAATAACAGTTATAATTATAATTCTTATATTAATAATAGTAATATTTATAATTTCCAAAATGATAACGAATCCAATTGATGATATGGTGAAAATTTTAAATAAAGTTGCTGGAAAAGATTTAAGAGAAAAAGTAGTTATAAAAACAAAAGATGAGATAGGAGTTTTGGGAAAAAATATAAATAATGTAGTAGATATATTGAAAGAGTCAGTTTCTGATATAAGCGTAAGAGCTTCTAATTTAACAGCTATTTCTGAAAATTTAGCAGCAGCTTCTGAAGAAAGTTTTAGAAGTGTTGAGAATGTGGGAGAAATATTAGAGGATGCAAAATTAAAAGCAAAAGATTCTGTATCTTATCTAGATAACATAAATGAAATAATGTTAGAAATGGATAAATATTTAGAACAAAATGATAAAAATTCAAAACAAACATCACAAGATGCTAGTAATACAGTTGAAAGCGTAAAAGAAGGGGTGGAAATAGTAACAAAAGTTGCAATTAGTATGGAAGATGTAAAAGTTCAAGTGGCAACATCATCTGATACAGTACTAAAATTGGCAGGTTTATTAGAAAAAATAGATGATTTTTCTCAAGTAATAACTAAAATATCAGAACAAACTAATCTTTTAGCATTAAATGCCGCTATAGAGGCAGCAAGAGCTGGAGAAGCAGGAAAAGGATTTGCAGTTGTTGCAACAGAGGTGAAAAATCTAGCAGAAGAATCAAATAAAGCTGCAGAAGAGATAGGAAATATGGTTAAAAATATAAGATCAGAAGCAAATAGATCAGTTGAGATGATGAAAGAAACTCAAAACAGAGTTACTGATGGAAGTGAAAAATTATCTTTAGCTACAAAAGTTTTAAATGAAATAAATAGTTATGGAGCAAATATGGCGAAAAATATATCTACAATAGTTGAATCTTTAGAAACTCAAAATAGAGAACAATTAAAAATAAAAGATGAATTAGCAACAGCAGTAAAAGCATCGAATGATAATTATAGCTCTATGGAAACAGCTTCTGAAGGATTAAAAGATCAAATTGGAGCAGTACAAGTAGTATCTGAATCAGCAACTGAAGTTGTAAATAATTCAGAAAATTTAGCAGGTCTTGTATCAGAATTTAAATTAAGTTTGGAAAAAAGTGAACAAAATGAAAAAGGATTAAAAGAAAAAAATTAA
- the rsxC gene encoding electron transport complex subunit RsxC — translation MKLFTFKGGIHPPERKELAEDKEIEVFAAPKVVYIPLIQHIGSPLDPLVKVGDEVKVGQKIGDSKGFMSAPVHSSVSGKVLKIVKHPFPVNGYANSVIIENNGEDEWIESKAVDDYTKLSSEELLGIVRENGIVGLGGATFPTHIKLNPPKDKVIDTLVINGAECEPYLNADNRLMIEYGKEFVEGVKIILHILGIKKAVIGIEENKEEAIEKIQNLVANEDGIEVGVLKTKYPQGGEKQLIKALLDRVVPSKKLPSEVGVVVQNVGTAKAIYDAVVKGKPIVERVLTVSGLGVKTPKNLLVRIGTQFKEILESVGIDEEKTEKLIMGGPMMGLAQFTDEVPVIKGTSGILALTEKEMNSYESRSCISCGKCVSVCPMNLMPLMYAKLARFKEWGEMDRYNLMDCIECGSCQFICPSNRPLTEGIKIGKAKLRGMKRK, via the coding sequence TTGAAGCTATTTACTTTTAAAGGAGGAATACATCCACCAGAAAGAAAAGAGTTAGCAGAAGATAAAGAAATTGAAGTTTTTGCTGCACCTAAAGTGGTATATATTCCGCTAATTCAACATATAGGGAGTCCACTAGATCCTTTAGTAAAGGTTGGCGATGAAGTCAAAGTTGGGCAAAAGATAGGTGATAGCAAAGGGTTTATGTCAGCACCAGTTCATTCTTCTGTATCTGGAAAAGTTTTGAAAATAGTAAAACATCCATTTCCAGTTAATGGGTATGCGAACAGTGTAATTATTGAAAATAATGGTGAAGATGAATGGATAGAATCAAAAGCAGTAGATGATTATACTAAATTATCATCAGAAGAATTATTAGGAATTGTGAGAGAAAATGGAATAGTTGGATTAGGAGGAGCAACATTTCCTACTCATATAAAACTAAATCCACCAAAAGATAAAGTGATTGATACTCTTGTAATTAATGGTGCAGAATGCGAACCATATTTAAATGCAGATAATAGATTAATGATAGAATATGGGAAAGAATTTGTAGAGGGAGTAAAAATAATACTTCATATACTTGGAATAAAAAAAGCAGTTATAGGAATTGAAGAAAATAAAGAGGAAGCAATAGAAAAAATTCAAAATTTAGTAGCTAATGAAGATGGAATTGAAGTTGGAGTATTAAAAACAAAATATCCACAAGGTGGAGAAAAACAATTAATAAAAGCATTATTAGATAGAGTAGTTCCTTCTAAAAAATTGCCTTCAGAAGTTGGAGTAGTAGTGCAAAATGTGGGAACAGCAAAAGCTATTTATGATGCTGTCGTAAAGGGAAAGCCAATAGTAGAAAGAGTTTTAACAGTGAGTGGATTAGGAGTAAAAACGCCTAAAAATCTTTTGGTTAGAATAGGTACTCAATTTAAAGAAATATTAGAATCTGTAGGAATTGATGAAGAAAAAACAGAAAAATTAATAATGGGTGGTCCAATGATGGGATTAGCTCAATTTACAGATGAAGTACCTGTAATAAAAGGAACATCTGGTATATTAGCGTTAACAGAAAAAGAGATGAATAGTTATGAATCTAGAAGTTGTATAAGTTGTGGGAAATGTGTTTCAGTTTGCCCAATGAACTTAATGCCTTTAATGTATGCTAAATTAGCAAGATTTAAAGAATGGGGAGAAATGGACAGATATAATTTAATGGATTGTATAGAATGTGGAAGTTGTCAATTTATATGTCCTTCAAATAGACCATTAACAGAAGGTATAAAAATTGGAAAAGCTAAATTAAGAGGAATGAAAAGAAAATAA
- a CDS encoding RnfABCDGE type electron transport complex subunit D, which translates to MNKKLRVSPSPHIRTKETVENVMWDVVIALTPAILAAIYFFRLGAVKVLSVSIITAVVSEAIAQKLMGRKIQIKDGSAIITGILFAFVVPPTLPWWITMIGAGVSIILGKMVFGGLGHNVFNPALIGRAFLLASWPVAMTSWIGVDGKAGPTILGVLKEHGFSKVLDMFGNQGAMYTKLFLGNVGGSLGETSVLALLIGAGYLLYKKQITWHTPVVYIGTVFVLMWIFGQDPLMEIMSGGLILGAFFMATDMVTTPYTSKGKILFGLGAGILVVWIRLKGGYPEGVAYSILLMNGVTPLINMYTRPRIFGGVKNNG; encoded by the coding sequence ATGAATAAGAAATTGAGAGTTTCTCCTTCGCCACATATAAGAACAAAAGAAACTGTTGAAAATGTAATGTGGGATGTAGTAATAGCATTAACTCCTGCTATATTAGCAGCGATATATTTTTTTAGACTAGGAGCTGTAAAAGTACTTTCAGTATCTATAATAACAGCAGTAGTAAGTGAGGCAATAGCACAAAAATTAATGGGAAGAAAAATCCAGATAAAAGATGGGAGTGCAATAATAACAGGAATATTATTTGCATTTGTAGTTCCACCAACATTACCATGGTGGATAACTATGATTGGGGCAGGAGTATCTATAATTTTAGGTAAAATGGTTTTTGGAGGATTAGGGCATAATGTATTCAATCCTGCATTAATAGGAAGAGCTTTTTTGTTAGCATCATGGCCAGTAGCAATGACAAGTTGGATTGGCGTAGATGGAAAAGCTGGGCCTACAATTTTAGGAGTATTAAAAGAGCATGGATTTTCAAAAGTTTTAGATATGTTTGGGAATCAAGGAGCTATGTATACGAAACTATTTTTAGGGAATGTAGGAGGGTCTTTAGGAGAAACTTCTGTATTAGCACTATTAATAGGAGCTGGATATTTATTATATAAAAAACAAATTACATGGCATACTCCAGTAGTTTATATTGGAACAGTATTTGTATTAATGTGGATATTTGGACAAGATCCATTAATGGAAATTATGTCAGGTGGACTTATATTAGGAGCATTCTTTATGGCAACAGATATGGTAACAACTCCATATACATCTAAAGGAAAAATATTGTTTGGACTTGGAGCTGGAATATTAGTTGTTTGGATAAGATTAAAAGGAGGGTATCCAGAAGGAGTAGCTTATTCAATTTTATTAATGAATGGAGTAACGCCTCTTATAAATATGTATACTAGACCTCGTATCTTTGGGGGGGTGAAAAATAATGGGTAA
- a CDS encoding RnfABCDGE type electron transport complex subunit G, which translates to MGKIIHYGLVLMTIAVISAGILGFADIKTKDTIANINIKMEKAAMKEVMQKVKKFDKSKEKKSGNFKFIPGYNSNNSLEGYAVKVVTPGYGGDIVFMLGIDLSGNIVGLKVISSSETPGLGANINKKKWQKHWVGKNRNYKFNKSVDAFAGATISPRAVYRGISEALAAFEKIK; encoded by the coding sequence ATGGGTAAAATCATTCATTATGGATTAGTGCTTATGACAATAGCTGTTATTTCAGCTGGAATACTTGGATTTGCGGATATTAAAACTAAAGATACTATTGCAAATATAAATATAAAAATGGAAAAAGCAGCGATGAAAGAAGTAATGCAAAAAGTTAAAAAATTTGATAAATCAAAAGAAAAAAAATCAGGAAATTTTAAATTTATACCTGGTTATAATAGTAATAATAGCTTAGAGGGATATGCTGTAAAAGTTGTAACACCTGGTTATGGTGGAGATATAGTTTTTATGTTAGGGATAGATTTATCTGGAAATATAGTTGGATTAAAAGTAATCTCTTCATCAGAAACACCTGGACTTGGAGCTAATATAAATAAGAAAAAATGGCAAAAACATTGGGTTGGTAAAAATAGAAATTATAAATTTAATAAATCTGTAGATGCTTTTGCAGGAGCTACAATATCTCCAAGAGCAGTTTATAGAGGAATAAGTGAAGCACTTGCTGCTTTTGAAAAAATTAAATAA
- the rsxE gene encoding electron transport complex subunit RsxE — protein MAENKYYSTFIKGIFKENPTFVLLLGLCPTLGVTSSAINGFAMGAATLAVLFVSNILISLIRNIIPDKIRIPAYIMVIASLVTVVDMTMHAYAYDLYKVLGLFIPLIVVNCIILGRAEAFASKNGILLSALDGLGIGLGFTLSLTVLGAIREILGNGSIFNIHLFGAHFQPAIIFILPPGAFITIGFLMAGINIIKNRKTK, from the coding sequence ATGGCTGAGAATAAATATTATAGTACATTTATAAAAGGGATATTTAAAGAAAATCCTACTTTTGTATTATTATTAGGATTATGTCCTACGCTAGGGGTTACATCTTCTGCAATAAACGGTTTTGCAATGGGAGCAGCAACTTTAGCGGTACTTTTTGTATCAAATATACTTATATCATTAATTAGAAATATAATACCTGATAAAATAAGAATACCAGCATATATAATGGTAATAGCTTCATTAGTAACCGTTGTAGATATGACAATGCATGCTTATGCTTATGATCTTTATAAAGTGTTGGGACTATTTATACCTTTAATAGTGGTGAATTGTATAATACTTGGGAGAGCAGAAGCTTTTGCATCTAAAAATGGAATTTTATTATCGGCTTTAGATGGATTGGGAATTGGGTTAGGATTTACATTGTCATTAACTGTATTAGGAGCAATAAGAGAAATTTTAGGAAATGGTTCAATATTTAATATTCATTTATTTGGAGCACATTTTCAACCTGCTATAATATTTATATTACCTCCTGGAGCATTTATTACAATAGGATTTTTAATGGCAGGAATAAATATAATAAAAAATAGAAAAACTAAATAG
- the rsxA gene encoding electron transport complex subunit RsxA, whose amino-acid sequence MELSKLFAIIIGSIFINNFIFSRFLGLCPFMGVSKKISSSVGMGMAVTFVMTLASSVTWVVYEYLLKPFNLEYLQIIAFILIIASLVQFVEMVIQKTSPNLYKALGVFLPLITTNCAVLGVAILNIQEKYNFIETTVNGFAAAVGFTMALLLLAGVRERLDYADVPKAFQGIAIAFISAGLLALAFMGFSGMKI is encoded by the coding sequence TTGGAATTAAGTAAGCTTTTTGCGATAATAATAGGTTCAATATTTATAAATAACTTTATATTCTCAAGATTTTTAGGGCTTTGTCCATTTATGGGAGTATCAAAAAAGATAAGTTCATCAGTAGGAATGGGAATGGCTGTAACATTTGTAATGACATTAGCATCTTCTGTAACTTGGGTAGTGTATGAATATTTATTAAAACCGTTTAATTTAGAATATTTACAAATAATAGCTTTTATATTGATAATAGCTTCTCTTGTACAATTTGTAGAGATGGTAATACAAAAAACAAGTCCTAATTTATATAAGGCTTTAGGAGTATTTTTACCATTGATTACAACCAATTGTGCGGTTCTTGGAGTTGCAATATTAAATATTCAAGAAAAATATAATTTTATAGAAACAACAGTAAATGGGTTTGCAGCAGCAGTTGGATTTACAATGGCTTTATTATTGTTGGCAGGAGTAAGAGAAAGACTTGATTATGCAGATGTACCAAAAGCATTTCAAGGAATTGCAATAGCATTCATAAGTGCTGGGTTATTGGCTTTGGCATTTATGGGATTTAGTGGAATGAAAATATAA
- the rnfB gene encoding RnfABCDGE type electron transport complex subunit B yields MGAILIPVLVLGGLGLFLGGFLAYSAKKFEVKMDPNVEKVFEALPGANCGACGYPGCSGYAEAVAGGKAEINLCAPGGGAVVEKISEIMGLNADIDEEKKVARVMCHGDNSKTTKKFEYDVTLKSCAASNLYYIGDKSCTYGCLGYGDCVAVCPFDAIHINDKGIAEVDEEKCTACGKCVIECPKHIINIVPEKSRHTVFCSSKDKGADSRKVCDVSCIGCGICAKNCPVNAITVENNLAKIDPEICINCGICELKCPTNAIKSDIKEIKKAHIEEEKCVGCTMCAKVCPVDAIEGELKHKHKIIEEKCVGCGACVEKCPTKAITLNTVVEKN; encoded by the coding sequence ATGGGAGCAATATTAATACCAGTATTAGTTTTAGGAGGATTAGGACTGTTTTTAGGAGGATTTTTAGCATATTCGGCTAAAAAATTTGAAGTTAAAATGGATCCAAATGTAGAAAAAGTATTTGAAGCATTACCAGGAGCAAATTGTGGAGCTTGTGGATATCCTGGATGTAGTGGTTATGCAGAAGCAGTAGCTGGTGGAAAAGCAGAAATAAATTTATGTGCACCAGGTGGTGGAGCAGTAGTTGAAAAAATAAGTGAAATAATGGGATTGAATGCGGATATTGATGAAGAAAAAAAAGTTGCACGAGTTATGTGCCATGGAGATAATAGTAAAACAACTAAAAAATTTGAATATGATGTAACTTTAAAAAGTTGTGCAGCTTCTAATCTATATTATATAGGAGATAAAAGTTGTACATATGGATGTTTAGGATATGGAGACTGTGTAGCAGTTTGTCCTTTTGATGCAATTCATATAAACGATAAGGGAATAGCAGAAGTTGATGAAGAAAAATGTACTGCTTGTGGAAAATGTGTAATTGAATGTCCAAAACATATTATAAACATAGTTCCTGAAAAAAGTAGACATACAGTATTTTGTTCATCAAAAGATAAAGGAGCAGATTCAAGAAAAGTTTGTGATGTATCTTGTATAGGGTGTGGAATATGTGCTAAAAATTGTCCAGTTAATGCAATTACTGTTGAAAATAATTTAGCAAAAATAGATCCAGAGATATGTATAAACTGTGGAATATGTGAATTAAAATGTCCAACAAACGCAATTAAAAGTGATATAAAAGAGATAAAAAAAGCACATATAGAAGAAGAAAAATGTGTAGGGTGTACAATGTGTGCAAAAGTTTGTCCAGTAGATGCAATTGAGGGAGAATTAAAACATAAACATAAGATAATAGAAGAGAAATGTGTAGGATGTGGAGCTTGTGTGGAGAAATGTCCAACTAAAGCAATAACATTAAATACAGTAGTTGAAAAAAATTAA
- a CDS encoding ABC transporter permease, whose translation MKILDYLLRNKDKIILETANHIFLVFVSIIIASIFGILIGIFISKNKKKEKIVLKIAEIFMTIPSLALFGVLVIVLSPLKMGIGKVPAIIALVIYSLMPIIRNTILAINNVRNELIEVAVGMGMSKTEILFKIKIPLTVPTIMAGVRNSAVMGIGIATIGYYIASGGLGYFIFYGLTRGNYEMVILGVIILSSLGILVNYLFLKLEYFLTPKGIREDKK comes from the coding sequence ATGAAAATTTTAGATTATTTATTAAGAAATAAAGATAAAATAATTTTAGAAACAGCAAATCATATATTTTTAGTTTTTGTATCAATAATAATTGCTTCAATATTTGGGATTTTAATAGGAATATTTATATCTAAAAATAAAAAGAAAGAAAAAATAGTATTAAAAATAGCAGAAATATTTATGACTATTCCAAGCCTGGCATTATTTGGAGTTTTGGTAATAGTTTTATCACCATTAAAAATGGGGATAGGAAAAGTCCCTGCTATTATAGCACTAGTTATCTATTCGTTAATGCCAATAATAAGAAATACAATATTAGCAATAAATAATGTAAGAAATGAATTAATAGAAGTGGCGGTAGGAATGGGAATGAGTAAAACAGAAATTTTATTTAAAATAAAAATACCTTTAACCGTTCCAACTATAATGGCTGGAGTAAGAAATTCAGCAGTTATGGGAATAGGAATAGCAACAATTGGATACTATATTGCTTCTGGTGGATTGGGATATTTTATATTTTATGGATTAACACGAGGAAATTATGAAATGGTTATTTTAGGAGTTATTATTTTAAGTTCATTAGGAATTTTAGTTAATTATTTATTTTTAAAATTAGAATATTTTTTGACACCTAAAGGAATTAGAGAAGATAAAAAATAG